The genomic region CCATAGTAGAACTGCAGCCTGCGATTGATCTGGACAATCAAGATGCTGACATAGAACGGTGTCAGCCTCGGGGGGTGCTCCCCATATCCCCGATAACGGTAGCAGCGCTCGAACACTGTAGCCACCATCCAGCTGACAAATGGCTGACGAGCGAGAACTTGGAGCATTGGCACGCGTTTGTAATGTGCAATGATCTTCGATGGTAGATCGCCATCAAAGCGTTTGGCCAGGTATTCGTCTATCATCTCATCACtggaaaaaagaggaggaaaaaagataCAAATTTAACTACTGAAActgtttaaaatgatttttactCTATTTAAGTCTACTGATGAACAATTTTTACATTCTTACTGTACATTACCAAATATATTTACAGGATCATATATACGAAAGGCTAAAACCAACAGCAAGTAcgagatacaaaaaaaatgtaaataatctacacacacacctgaagccCTGTATTTCCGTGACAGCGTCTACGAACTGAGATGGTATTTGCGAGACAGCGGCCCGTCTCCCGAGGATCCAGACGCGGGCACCACGAAGCACGGTGCCTCGGATGATATTTACAATTAAGACATCAGGATGTGCTGGGGTGTAGTTGTCATTTATGACTGGAGCAttctaaagaaaagaaaacccaatttaaatacaaatattaatGTATGAGTTTTTTCTAGTTGTTTTTTGTTAGAAAAGGAACAAATTAGTAGACTAGCCATTTGTATTTTGCACTTTGAAAAGTCCTATCTATTATTAATGTGAAAATCAATCAGCATTGTCCTCATTAGTGGATATGGAAAGTGGATATTTACATCTTTTAAATAACTCTACTGTTAAgcacatgaaaatatatattctttttatgAGTTACAAATTAGTATCCATCATTACAATTTGATTGGTGCTGATGAGTTGTCAATAATTCAATGTGGAGGTGTATGTGTGCAGATGAGATACCTCCCAGTCCAGAGGGGCTTGGTAACAATCAAGTGCGTCCATGATGATGAGAAATTTACAATCCTCTTCCTCCAGGAATTTAGTGTCTTTACACTCTTTATGAAAGTATTCTATGATTTCCATGACGGACATTTCGGGCTTCTTTGAAGGAAGAGGGTTTTTGGTTCGCAGATACCAGAAGGTTCGAAACGAAAGTTTGATGATGAACTGCAGATCCTGAACAAAGAATGACAAGGAAATGGTGTTAGTCACGAGAAACTAAGTAAAACTAAATCTTCAACTGTTAGAATTACAGGTGAGAAAGAGCAATTGCATCATCTTACCACTAGGTTTtaaaaatataagaaatataACTCAACATACCTTTAAATTCAAAATCAAATATGATGatataatgataaaatattcatgtgctgccaaatgttttcagtgtctCATACATGTCCCTACTGCTACATAATTCAACATTAAAGCagcatgaatacatttttttttttggtcacttAGAGGCAGATGTTCACAACAAAGTCAacaacacactaacacacacacacacacacacacacacacacacacacacatttgcccCATTATCGTGTTGCACACTTTAGTTTACAATCACTTTGCCTATTTACATCCAAAAGACACTGAACAACTTCGTCATTCATTTGGAGTCCCAATCATGGTGATCCAAAGAATATAAGACCAAAACAATTCTGGCTGTTTAGATGAGGGAATGCTCTGCAATGTTTACTAGCTGGTAACTAATTTTGTTGGTCTGCTGTTTTGTGCTgggcagtttgtgtttgttttgaatcacCTTATTCGCGCGCAGTTCTGACCAATCGAGGGCAAATTTTCCCACAGACACTGACATCCCAATTCCTGGAATTCCAGTGGTCACCACTGTCCTCACCAGCTGACCATCAGCCTTCTGTAGGCGGAAAAGATTGTTCAGGTCGACATAGGTGTCGGGGCTGGGGACCTGGACAGGTGACGGAGGTTGTCGTGGGAACAAGTGGGAGGGGTCTATTCCTCCATAACCACAGGTGGAAATATGGGGCTGAACGTAGATGGTATCCAGCATGTTCTGTCTTCCGGCACGAACTACCCCCTCACGAATGACTTGGTGTTTTCTGATCAAATACTGCTTCAGTTGAAAACGCATCAGCGCTGGAGGTagagaaagatgaagaggacAGTCAGATCAAAATCACATGGTTGACATGTACCATCCACTACCATATACAAAGCAGTCTCTGCTCAGTtacaaaacttgttttaaaacgtcaTGTCAAAAACACACTGCCACTACATTCAGGTTTAATGAATACATCAGATTTCACCAGTATTAGCCAGTGTGCTCAGACAAAACCAGTGTTCACTTGCCTCTTTTGCACTTTTTCTTTAGttcctctgcctcttctttcTTGTTGACTTGTTCCAGGCTACTAATCGTATGTAACAGGGCACGATCCTGGCCTGCAGGAcagaatttgaagaaaaaataaagagagtAAGCTATCGCTGACACTAATTTAGTACCTGTGCTATCCACGAAGCTGTATCCTTATTTTCATGACACTGAGTTTtactcagggttcgtacacatttttcaaggtcaaattcaagcacttttcaagcacttttaagagtcatttttaagattttcctgcaccttattgctggggtaaaatacatttccaaaggaatatatatacttatgatttttttcttcattttttatcacaattatgtacattgtattatgttgtaaacatctaaaatcatattttctaatagaaaaaacttcagaaattaattatccagtctgatcccaattttgtgaaagacacagagttataatgtcaagcactttcaagcacttaaactaaaatccaagcacttttcagaccttgaaaacacaacattgaaattcaaacactttcaaggatttcaagcacccgtacgaaccctgtttacTGTtgctcatctcatctcatctcatatACTGTTGCAAGATTTCAAATTCAGataaaaagagacaaagttTGAGAGAAGAAAGAGTTTTCTTCAAATCTGCCAtgcaaaaagtcaaaatatattTCTCTAAATGTTTTGCTCTATTTGTACTATTCACTTTGAATGCACTATAGCTTTCTTACCAAGGATCTCCATGATCCTGTCCACAAAATCAAGAAGGTCTCCATCCATCACCTGCTGCAGGGTTATGGCTGTTTCCCATTGGTAAAACCAGACCTTAAATTTGTAAAGCTCTTCTGGAGTGAGACCTGACAGAACAGCCTGGACACTCTGCAGACAGGGAGAAAGGCATAAGATAACATATGGTCTTACAGAAATCATGTCAGCATTATTTTGAATCATAGCACTTATTACCAAACTTGATTAAAttagaaaaatgacacaaagtTATTTGTTAACATTTCAAGTGTTTTAATCTAATAAACAGGGTGTGTTGAAGGTTTTTCAACATATCTAACAACTGAGTCGGACATAAATTGATAACTGTACTTTTATTGGGATTATAACATCAATATGCAAGTTAAAATGCATTATCAGGTCTAACAAAGTCCGCAGACCAAAACAACTTCTCAATATTAGGCATTGAGGACCAAACCTGATGTACCAACCTTGAATATATGGGGCAGGTCCTGTTCTGGGTGCAGTCTGCCCGGCTGGCTGTTCTCGTCAGTCTGCATTGTGTCATTAAATTCAACAGGCTCAGGTGGTTCTGGCGAATGAGTTACCAAAAGTTCATCCATATCTTCCTCATCGTTCTCTGAAAAATCCCCCAGATCAGATGACCTAAGAGACAAAAGGACCAAGGTCAGAAAGTGCACTGCAAATCTCATCCAAGGATCACCTGAGGTCTTGAGGTAAAACTGCATTTAGCATATTGATTAATAGAtaataaagttttttcttttcttttagaaaGAGACCTTTTAAAGATAGTTCCCACGTGTACAGTAAAATAGGCCATACTGAATGTATCTTAAGTATCTAAACGTATCTTCAAGTAATACACACATGACCAACTACAGCCTAGTGGTATCATTTTATTTACCGCtgacaaaacacatcagtgcAATCAGAGACGTGACTTGCACTGCAACCTTAAACTGTTTAGGCACATTTAACTCTTTGGCAATCTTTCAGCTGTGTTACAGTTCTGGTAAGTTAAATCCTTTCACTATTGTTTAGTCCCACATTCATTAACTTTCCTGTCAAATTTCTGCAAGTGGTGAATTTGAGAGGAATTAATAGATTTCCACTTTTTGTACACTAATGTGCATCTACAAAAAAGCATTAAGTAAACATAGCTATTGGTGTTCATCACATTGTCCAGATTCCTGACAGACAattatttttcttgtgtgtgtgtgcgtgtgtgtgcgtgtgtgtgcgtgtgtgtgtgtgtgtgtgtgagcaccctCCACCTGGTGTCAATGACAACAGCTCCTGGAGGTTTGGTCTGCTGCGTGGTCATGGTGTAGAGCGTCTCTGGAGACTCTGAGCGAATCATCtgcaacctggaaaaaaaattcACCTGGTTAACCTCCTATTAGATGTTTCTAAGTCATTGAAAGCAAACTTGAAGTTCACATTATCACTTGCTCTTTACTAAAAAGATTCAATGTGTTCTTAAATAGATCCTCC from Sparus aurata chromosome 2, fSpaAur1.1, whole genome shotgun sequence harbors:
- the LOC115574160 gene encoding NACHT, LRR and PYD domains-containing protein 3-like, which gives rise to MDSDTEVESILRPEKEDEEDDEEEKKKHQRPPSSYGSMKSDEEEEEEGCDEESGQAFVPPLPVALPGSSTHGGTRLQMIRSESPETLYTMTTQQTKPPGAVVIDTRSSDLGDFSENDEEDMDELLVTHSPEPPEPVEFNDTMQTDENSQPGRLHPEQDLPHIFKSVQAVLSGLTPEELYKFKVWFYQWETAITLQQVMDGDLLDFVDRIMEILGQDRALLHTISSLEQVNKKEEAEELKKKCKRALMRFQLKQYLIRKHQVIREGVVRAGRQNMLDTIYVQPHISTCGYGGIDPSHLFPRQPPSPVQVPSPDTYVDLNNLFRLQKADGQLVRTVVTTGIPGIGMSVSVGKFALDWSELRANKDLQFIIKLSFRTFWYLRTKNPLPSKKPEMSVMEIIEYFHKECKDTKFLEEEDCKFLIIMDALDCYQAPLDWENAPVINDNYTPAHPDVLIVNIIRGTVLRGARVWILGRRAAVSQIPSQFVDAVTEIQGFSDEMIDEYLAKRFDGDLPSKIIAHYKRVPMLQVLARQPFVSWMVATVFERCYRYRGYGEHPPRLTPFYVSILIVQINRRLQFYYGKGENELKWSTDDKNLVIKMGKMALKMLERNKSVFVEDDLKEYSLKLTEVAVYSGVVTELPAASADGKRTFCFIHYTFQEFIAAVYVFTLFRLENKNVLDSGLLQMPKLFTSKDQTKSAAGLVQCALERTLSTPLGQYDMFLRFLCGMLSLDCHHNQMSGCLFSRNSPKVSGIDDTQRLLEQAIQNAQENNRDRVENLKECLREMIQEDE